The Sulfurihydrogenibium sp. YO3AOP1 genome has a window encoding:
- a CDS encoding helix-turn-helix domain-containing protein, protein MRKKVGTSTYIQRINTLERKLLKQVKELDDVMEKHPEIIFRLQVVEFALKHSVKVAVEAFGVSKSTIYRWIKEYESSNNNPVSLKNRYISKKE, encoded by the coding sequence ATGAGAAAGAAAGTAGGAACATCTACCTACATTCAGAGAATTAATACACTTGAAAGAAAGCTTTTAAAACAAGTAAAAGAATTAGATGATGTTATGGAAAAACATCCAGAAATAATCTTTAGATTGCAAGTAGTAGAATTTGCTTTAAAACATTCAGTGAAGGTTGCAGTTGAAGCTTTTGGTGTATCAAAATCTACCATATACAGATGGATTAAAGAGTATGAAAGCAGTAATAACAATCCTGTATCTCTTAAAAATCGTTATATATCAAAAAAGGAATGA
- a CDS encoding DDE-type integrase/transposase/recombinase, whose translation MKLEKLQKITEKHKQLVLEIRKKHPKLGKEKIKVLLDKLCKQHNIPTISASSIGNIIKMLKEERKLNHEYARQRITINGRTGKLIVKEDKKKTKKDRYKDKKPTKPGELVQIDTKHEYVNGRKVYIFVAKDVKTRISFTFAYDRLNSKNAKDFLEKLIKAIPFEIKGIQTDNGSEFLGEFSKALKKKDIKHYFNYPRYPKGQAYVERMNRTLQDEFIMYYEDYELKDVYEFNKKMMEYMLWYNIERPHHSLNKKSPIAYFCDIINSRKPEFSQTGMTYTSTCGFF comes from the coding sequence ATGAAATTAGAAAAATTACAAAAAATAACAGAAAAACATAAACAATTAGTTTTAGAAATAAGAAAGAAACATCCTAAGCTTGGGAAAGAAAAAATAAAGGTTTTACTTGATAAACTCTGCAAGCAGCACAATATTCCTACGATATCTGCAAGTTCAATTGGAAATATAATAAAAATGCTTAAAGAGGAAAGGAAGTTAAATCATGAGTACGCCAGGCAAAGAATCACAATCAACGGAAGAACTGGAAAGCTAATAGTGAAAGAAGATAAAAAGAAAACAAAGAAAGATAGATATAAAGACAAAAAACCAACAAAACCAGGAGAATTGGTACAAATAGATACAAAGCATGAATATGTAAATGGTAGAAAAGTTTATATATTTGTAGCCAAGGATGTAAAAACAAGAATCTCTTTTACTTTTGCATATGACAGGCTAAACAGTAAAAACGCAAAGGACTTTTTAGAGAAATTAATAAAAGCAATACCATTTGAGATAAAAGGTATACAAACAGATAATGGCAGTGAATTCTTGGGTGAGTTTAGCAAGGCATTAAAGAAAAAAGATATAAAACATTATTTTAACTATCCAAGATATCCAAAAGGACAAGCATATGTAGAGAGAATGAATAGGACATTACAGGATGAATTTATCATGTACTACGAAGATTATGAATTAAAAGATGTTTATGAGTTTAATAAAAAAATGATGGAGTATATGCTATGGTATAACATAGAAAGACCTCATCATAGTTTAAACAAAAAATCACCTATTGCATACTTTTGTGATATTATAAATTCAAGAAAACCGGAATTTTCCCAAACTGGTATGACCTATACATCAACTTGCGGATTTTTTTAA
- a CDS encoding transglutaminaseTgpA domain-containing protein, producing MKLSVENIVKINAYVGSLFIFLLIFKEVSLAYSFIFIALYALSAYKDFKKPLNINRTFINITGILFVILLVLRINPDNIVQPSVETLLVLLGLKLLEEKAFRDYMQIYLLIILLFAGYTILSTSMIFLLYLLILIFFINASVILLTYYQQNKEIELDISVIKRILIKTAIIPLLSIPFMIFLFFTLPRSNYPFLNFLQGQGKASTGFSQDVKLGDVSNIQEDDSVVMRVSGENIGEIYLRGLTWNYFDGKQWMSKDLFSAVKARRLFGKKYEYTVYLEPHSDIYLFTVEYPYAISQISGYFITPRMDKTYVVDKPIFNKIKYSGISFINDRYYEELKSMDEYLQLPKLNESIIKLAKDLNGNDKEETAKNIEKFLKSYTYSLQNLSVSQDPIYDFLFVKKQGNCEYFASSMVILLRLNGIPARLVGGYKTATYNQTANYYIVKQKDVHVWAEAYINKHWIRFDPTPAARNAIIEREKKLNKFKLWLDTINYYYTTFIVNYDFSKQVELFNKVKKSFSNIRDSKKIEFNFNKNYLIFTIILLLAGYLIFLSIKYLKQPYEKRLLNILNKRLKKYGYERKGNEGLEEFISRVENAELKQKLLTFARELESYVYKDKKLSKADYERLKKMIEKL from the coding sequence ATGAAGCTATCGGTTGAAAACATAGTTAAGATAAATGCTTACGTAGGAAGTCTATTTATTTTTCTTTTAATTTTTAAAGAAGTTAGTCTAGCATACAGCTTTATTTTTATAGCTTTATATGCACTTTCAGCCTACAAAGATTTTAAAAAGCCTTTAAACATAAATAGAACGTTTATAAACATTACCGGTATTTTATTTGTAATATTATTGGTTTTAAGAATAAATCCTGACAATATCGTTCAGCCTTCGGTGGAAACTCTTCTAGTCTTACTTGGTTTAAAACTTCTTGAAGAAAAAGCATTCAGAGATTACATGCAGATATATTTGTTAATTATTCTGCTTTTTGCAGGATACACAATTCTTTCAACCAGCATGATATTTTTACTATATCTTTTGATATTAATCTTTTTTATAAACGCATCAGTAATACTTTTAACATACTACCAGCAGAATAAAGAGATAGAGTTAGATATTAGCGTAATAAAAAGAATTTTGATAAAAACAGCTATTATTCCACTACTTTCTATTCCTTTCATGATTTTTCTATTTTTTACACTACCAAGAAGTAATTATCCATTCTTAAACTTTCTACAAGGTCAAGGAAAAGCTTCAACCGGATTTTCTCAAGATGTAAAACTTGGTGATGTTTCCAACATTCAAGAAGATGATTCTGTCGTAATGAGAGTTTCGGGAGAGAATATCGGAGAAATTTACTTAAGGGGTTTAACTTGGAATTACTTTGATGGAAAACAGTGGATGTCTAAGGATTTATTTTCAGCAGTTAAAGCAAGAAGATTGTTTGGTAAAAAATATGAATACACAGTTTACTTAGAACCACATTCAGATATTTATTTATTTACTGTCGAATATCCGTATGCAATATCACAGATAAGCGGCTATTTTATTACTCCAAGAATGGATAAAACATACGTTGTTGATAAACCTATATTTAACAAAATTAAATACTCGGGTATTTCTTTTATCAATGATAGATACTATGAAGAGTTAAAGTCTATGGATGAATACTTACAGCTTCCGAAATTAAATGAATCTATAATCAAATTAGCCAAAGATTTAAATGGAAATGACAAAGAAGAAACGGCAAAAAACATAGAGAAGTTTTTAAAAAGTTATACATACTCATTACAAAACCTATCTGTTAGCCAAGACCCTATTTATGACTTTCTGTTTGTAAAAAAGCAAGGAAACTGTGAATATTTTGCATCATCAATGGTTATACTGCTTAGGTTAAACGGCATACCTGCAAGGCTTGTAGGTGGTTATAAGACAGCTACTTACAACCAAACAGCCAACTACTACATAGTTAAACAAAAAGATGTACACGTTTGGGCTGAAGCATACATAAACAAGCATTGGATAAGATTTGACCCTACACCGGCAGCAAGAAATGCAATCATAGAAAGAGAGAAAAAGCTAAACAAATTTAAACTTTGGCTTGATACTATAAATTACTACTACACAACCTTTATCGTAAACTATGATTTTTCTAAGCAAGTTGAACTTTTCAATAAAGTTAAAAAAAGCTTTTCTAATATTAGAGACTCTAAAAAGATAGAGTTTAACTTTAACAAAAACTATCTCATTTTTACAATAATTTTGCTATTGGCAGGCTATTTAATATTTTTATCTATCAAATACTTAAAACAACCTTATGAAAAAAGATTGCTAAATATATTAAATAAAAGATTAAAAAAGTATGGCTATGAAAGAAAGGGAAACGAAGGATTGGAAGAGTTTATCTCAAGAGTAGAGAATGCAGAGCTTAAGCAAAAACTTTTAACATTTGCAAGAGAGCTTGAAAGTTATGTATATAAAGATAAAAAATTAAGCAAGGCTGATTATGAGAGATTAAAAAAGATGATAGAAAAATTATAA
- a CDS encoding DUF58 domain-containing protein, which translates to MIKITKAGWLYILITIVLGIAAVNTGNNLLFLIVSTLLSFMGISGYFGKRNISKIDIWVEFPEEVFAKKEFYLTVKAINKKAFMPMFLIKVSINNKSVLIPYAEKYGEGKLKISVVQRGIFIIKEAKACSVFPFNFFERCFTVKVDAKKVVFPEPKECNLFQISDYKFKAKQKSEGQVIEKQGYEGDFLGLRDYNFGTPVKYIDWKASTKSENLKEKVLSSIQSTPTIIEFEKINIDLESKISCITYLAVNHKKFENIFVKVENTTYNLQDKSDRHKLLTKLALYGMKDEAIG; encoded by the coding sequence ATGATAAAGATAACAAAAGCAGGTTGGCTTTATATCCTCATTACCATAGTTCTTGGTATTGCTGCTGTAAACACAGGAAACAACTTACTATTTTTGATAGTTTCGACCTTACTTAGCTTTATGGGAATTTCAGGATATTTTGGAAAGAGAAATATATCTAAAATAGACATATGGGTAGAATTTCCGGAGGAAGTTTTTGCAAAAAAAGAGTTTTATCTAACCGTTAAAGCAATAAACAAAAAAGCCTTTATGCCAATGTTTTTGATTAAAGTATCAATAAACAATAAAAGTGTGCTAATTCCGTATGCAGAAAAATACGGAGAAGGAAAGCTAAAAATATCAGTTGTTCAAAGAGGTATTTTTATCATAAAAGAAGCCAAAGCCTGTTCAGTTTTTCCTTTTAACTTTTTTGAAAGATGTTTTACTGTAAAAGTAGATGCTAAAAAAGTAGTTTTTCCGGAGCCAAAAGAATGCAATTTATTTCAAATATCAGACTACAAATTTAAAGCTAAGCAAAAATCAGAAGGTCAGGTTATAGAAAAGCAAGGATACGAAGGAGACTTTTTAGGACTTAGAGATTACAATTTTGGAACGCCGGTTAAGTACATAGATTGGAAGGCTTCGACGAAATCGGAAAATCTAAAAGAAAAAGTCCTGTCATCCATCCAATCAACGCCAACCATAATAGAATTTGAAAAGATAAACATAGATTTAGAATCAAAAATATCCTGCATCACTTACTTAGCAGTAAATCATAAAAAGTTTGAAAACATATTTGTAAAAGTAGAAAATACAACCTATAATCTACAAGATAAATCAGATAGACATAAACTTCTTACAAAGCTTGCATTATACGGAATGAAAGATGAAGCTATCGGTTGA
- a CDS encoding MoxR family ATPase, whose translation MRFEFKNIIDFLSSYLHGKEKAIELTLICLFSKGHLLIEDLPGLGKTTLAIGIAKTLGLDYGRVQATSDLLPSDIIGVSIYNKNANEFEFKPGPIFNNIILVDEINRATPKTQSALLEAMGEKQVTVDGKTYKLPQPFFVIATQNPVEQYGTFPLPESQLDRFLMKISIGYPSREAEKEIIKGGSKREELYKIQPFITKEEIIKIQEEIKNVYVSDKIADYILDIVWATRESKYLESGLSTRGTLAIVNTAKTNAYMEGRDFIIPEDIKKLYKYVIPHRVIFKPEYESQKEEIIKTIVESIPTPI comes from the coding sequence ATGAGATTTGAGTTTAAAAACATAATAGACTTTTTATCAAGCTATCTTCACGGGAAAGAAAAAGCCATTGAGCTTACATTAATATGTTTATTTTCAAAAGGACATCTTTTGATAGAAGACTTGCCCGGCCTTGGCAAAACAACCCTTGCTATAGGAATAGCTAAAACCTTAGGGCTGGATTATGGAAGAGTACAAGCTACTTCCGACTTACTACCATCTGATATAATCGGAGTTTCCATATATAACAAAAACGCAAACGAGTTTGAGTTTAAACCCGGTCCTATTTTCAATAACATCATTCTTGTTGATGAGATAAACAGGGCAACGCCAAAAACTCAGTCAGCACTTCTTGAGGCAATGGGAGAAAAGCAGGTTACAGTAGATGGAAAAACTTATAAATTACCACAGCCATTTTTTGTAATAGCAACACAAAACCCGGTAGAACAGTATGGAACATTTCCCCTTCCAGAATCTCAGTTAGACAGATTTTTAATGAAAATCTCCATCGGATACCCATCAAGAGAGGCAGAAAAAGAGATTATCAAAGGTGGTAGTAAAAGAGAAGAACTTTATAAAATACAGCCTTTCATAACAAAAGAAGAGATTATAAAAATTCAAGAAGAGATTAAAAACGTTTATGTGTCAGATAAAATAGCTGACTACATCCTTGATATTGTATGGGCTACCAGGGAGAGTAAATATCTTGAGTCCGGTTTGTCAACAAGGGGAACTCTTGCAATCGTAAACACTGCCAAAACAAACGCGTACATGGAAGGTAGAGATTTTATCATTCCTGAAGATATTAAAAAACTTTATAAATATGTAATTCCACACAGAGTAATCTTCAAACCAGAGTATGAATCTCAAAAAGAAGAGATTATAAAAACAATCGTTGAAAGCATTCCAACACCTATATGA
- the panC gene encoding pantoate--beta-alanine ligase has product MEVITNPGQMQTLMLSLKKQGKKIGFVPTMGYLHEGHLSLIRCSKKENDITVVSIFVNPIQFGANEDFGRYPRDFERDKSLCEKENVDYIFYPSYEEMYPDGFQTYVEVAELSKGLCGDFRPGHFKGVATVVAKLFNIVCPDNVYFGKKDFQQLKVIQRMVKDLNFPVNVVGCPVVREPDGLAMSSRNKYLSDEERESALNISKALFEAKRMFEDGITDPNLIKERVRQIISQAKHLKEIQYVEIVDSNTLKPVDKVKKSDVLAVAVYIGNTRLIDNIEF; this is encoded by the coding sequence ATGGAAGTAATTACAAATCCAGGCCAAATGCAAACTTTGATGCTATCTTTAAAAAAGCAAGGTAAAAAAATAGGCTTTGTTCCAACCATGGGCTATCTTCATGAAGGGCATCTATCTTTAATCAGATGCAGCAAAAAAGAAAACGATATTACAGTCGTTAGTATATTTGTAAATCCAATACAGTTTGGAGCCAACGAGGATTTCGGAAGATATCCAAGAGACTTTGAAAGAGATAAAAGTCTTTGTGAAAAAGAAAATGTAGATTATATATTCTATCCAAGCTATGAAGAAATGTACCCTGACGGGTTTCAAACTTATGTTGAAGTTGCAGAGCTTTCAAAAGGTTTGTGTGGAGATTTTAGACCGGGTCATTTTAAAGGTGTAGCAACAGTTGTAGCAAAGCTTTTTAACATAGTCTGTCCGGACAATGTATACTTTGGAAAAAAAGATTTTCAGCAACTTAAAGTTATTCAAAGGATGGTCAAAGATTTAAACTTTCCGGTCAATGTAGTTGGCTGTCCGGTTGTAAGAGAGCCGGATGGTTTAGCTATGTCTTCACGAAATAAATATCTATCCGATGAAGAAAGAGAATCGGCACTCAATATTAGCAAAGCATTGTTTGAAGCAAAAAGAATGTTTGAAGATGGAATAACAGACCCAAATCTTATAAAAGAAAGAGTAAGACAGATAATATCCCAAGCAAAACATCTAAAAGAAATTCAGTATGTAGAAATCGTTGATAGCAATACATTAAAGCCGGTAGATAAAGTAAAAAAATCGGACGTGTTGGCAGTAGCGGTATATATAGGAAATACAAGGCTTATTGATAATATTGAATTTTAA
- a CDS encoding rhomboid family intramembrane serine protease, with translation MIPIKDDVPTRSFPLITLLLIGVNVGVFLHEMSLSDEELEIFVRTYGLLPLDLIHFNLLNFITHMFIHGDIAHIFGNMLFLWIFGNNVEDALGKFRFLILYFLSGFAAAILQSAVAILMGDINIPMVGASGAISGIIAAYGKLYPFARVYAFIPPFIFFIFALPAWFFIGYWFVIQVLSAMFIPTSLGGVAWYAHIGGFLAGWYLIDNLYPRAKKFVIYTR, from the coding sequence ATGATACCAATTAAAGATGATGTACCTACAAGGTCATTCCCATTAATAACTTTACTTTTGATAGGTGTTAATGTAGGTGTTTTTCTTCATGAAATGAGTTTATCCGATGAAGAGCTTGAAATATTCGTTAGGACTTATGGGCTTCTTCCTCTTGACCTTATTCATTTTAATCTTTTAAATTTTATAACACATATGTTTATTCATGGAGATATTGCACATATTTTTGGAAACATGCTATTTTTATGGATTTTTGGCAATAATGTTGAAGATGCACTTGGAAAATTTAGATTTTTAATTTTATATTTTTTGTCCGGATTTGCTGCTGCAATACTTCAATCTGCAGTTGCTATATTAATGGGAGATATAAACATACCTATGGTTGGAGCATCCGGAGCAATTAGCGGTATAATAGCGGCTTACGGAAAGCTTTATCCCTTTGCAAGAGTTTATGCATTTATTCCACCGTTTATATTCTTCATTTTTGCTCTTCCTGCTTGGTTTTTTATAGGCTATTGGTTTGTTATTCAAGTTTTATCAGCCATGTTTATTCCAACATCTCTTGGCGGTGTAGCTTGGTATGCCCATATTGGTGGATTTCTTGCAGGTTGGTATCTAATAGATAATCTATACCCAAGAGCTAAAAAATTTGTGATATATACGAGGTAA
- a CDS encoding MFS transporter, whose protein sequence is MIDKDFLPEEKKITLGLAFIFALRMLGLFLALPVLSIYAKNMPGSDAFLAGLAIGAYGLTQAIFQIPYGLWSDKIGRKPIIITSTIIFILGSFLSAYAASIENIHLLIIGRFLQGIGAVSSVVIALLADMTREEIRTRAMATIGASIGMAFAFGMVLGPLIASHFGLAGVFTFTGILGLISLPYIIFGIKEPPIVKHHDDAEFTSSYLGIVLKDKNLLKMDFGMFVLHMTLTAVFTAVPIIFAHQYTIDVKDLWKIYLLMFFVGLTIMVPSTIIAEKKNKIKEVKMLGILVLIVSFIMFLMFKNNFYLTVLAIVVYFTGFMMLEPIMPSLMSKYAKPHVKGTASGVFNTAQFVGAFVGGAVGGYLLKLDESANFNFIFLIILTVIWLGLVSTMEMPKKKEVLNNDTN, encoded by the coding sequence ATGATAGATAAAGATTTTTTACCAGAAGAAAAGAAGATTACCTTAGGTTTAGCTTTTATTTTTGCATTAAGAATGCTTGGGCTATTTTTAGCTTTACCGGTGTTAAGTATTTACGCTAAGAATATGCCAGGTTCAGACGCATTTCTTGCTGGTCTTGCAATAGGTGCTTATGGTCTTACTCAAGCTATTTTTCAGATACCTTACGGGCTTTGGAGTGATAAGATTGGTAGAAAGCCAATCATAATAACAAGCACAATAATATTTATTCTTGGCAGCTTTTTATCAGCCTATGCTGCAAGTATAGAGAATATACATCTTTTAATTATTGGTAGATTTTTGCAAGGTATAGGTGCTGTTTCTTCTGTAGTTATTGCACTTCTTGCAGATATGACAAGAGAAGAGATAAGAACAAGAGCAATGGCTACTATCGGTGCATCTATTGGTATGGCGTTTGCTTTTGGTATGGTATTAGGACCACTGATTGCTTCTCATTTTGGTTTAGCCGGCGTATTTACATTTACAGGAATACTTGGTCTAATTTCTCTGCCTTACATAATCTTTGGAATAAAAGAGCCTCCTATAGTTAAACACCATGATGATGCGGAGTTTACATCTTCATATTTAGGCATTGTTTTAAAAGATAAAAATCTTCTAAAAATGGATTTTGGAATGTTTGTATTGCATATGACTTTAACGGCTGTATTTACAGCAGTTCCTATTATCTTTGCCCATCAGTATACGATTGATGTAAAAGATTTATGGAAAATTTACTTACTTATGTTTTTTGTAGGATTAACTATAATGGTTCCATCTACAATAATTGCCGAAAAGAAAAATAAAATAAAAGAAGTTAAAATGCTTGGAATTTTAGTATTGATAGTTTCATTTATAATGTTTTTAATGTTTAAAAATAACTTCTACCTTACAGTTTTAGCGATTGTTGTCTACTTTACCGGATTTATGATGTTAGAGCCAATCATGCCATCGTTGATGAGTAAGTATGCAAAACCGCATGTTAAGGGAACAGCTTCTGGAGTGTTTAACACTGCTCAGTTTGTTGGTGCTTTTGTTGGGGGTGCTGTTGGTGGATATTTATTAAAATTAGATGAATCAGCAAACTTTAATTTTATATTTTTAATCATACTAACCGTTATTTGGCTTGGTTTAGTTTCTACAATGGAGATGCCTAAGAAAAAAGAGGTTTTAAATAATGATACCAATTAA
- a CDS encoding NAD(P)H-dependent glycerol-3-phosphate dehydrogenase has protein sequence MNLGVIGAGSWGTALAQILSVNFENVFIWDIDKEVLDSVKNSNINVKYHPDIKLNTNIKPIYDLQELINISDILIVVIPTQYIRQTLSKVKIENKPVISASKGIEIESLKLVSDIMEESLGIDRKYIFALSGPSFAKEVIKGLPTAVVLAGNTEIGNKLLSYLNTKTFRVYLSDDLVGAEVGGAIKNVIAIAAGISDGLGFGSNARASLITRGLYEISKIVKIYGGNPQTVYGLSGLGDLVLTATGELSRNRTFGMLIGQGYSVEEALKKVGQVVEGYTTVKAVYDIKNKYNIELPISYQVYRVLYENLNPKDAAMELMNRGYKFEFMEENK, from the coding sequence TTGAATTTAGGAGTAATTGGTGCTGGCAGTTGGGGAACTGCATTAGCCCAGATTCTTAGTGTTAATTTTGAAAATGTTTTTATTTGGGATATAGATAAAGAAGTTTTAGATAGTGTTAAAAATTCAAACATAAATGTAAAATACCATCCGGATATTAAGCTAAATACAAACATTAAGCCAATATATGATTTACAAGAATTGATAAATATAAGCGATATTCTCATCGTAGTAATTCCTACTCAGTATATTAGACAGACACTATCGAAAGTAAAGATAGAAAATAAGCCCGTAATTTCTGCATCTAAGGGAATAGAAATAGAAAGTCTAAAGCTTGTGTCTGATATCATGGAAGAAAGTCTGGGTATTGATAGAAAATATATATTTGCTTTATCCGGTCCATCATTTGCAAAGGAAGTAATAAAAGGACTGCCAACGGCTGTTGTCTTGGCCGGAAATACAGAAATAGGTAATAAGCTTTTAAGTTATTTAAATACAAAGACTTTTAGAGTGTATCTTTCTGATGATTTGGTAGGTGCAGAAGTTGGAGGAGCTATTAAAAACGTGATAGCAATAGCTGCCGGGATTAGTGATGGACTTGGTTTTGGGAGTAATGCAAGGGCAAGTTTAATTACAAGAGGCTTGTATGAAATCAGTAAGATAGTAAAAATATATGGTGGAAATCCACAAACAGTTTACGGACTATCTGGACTTGGAGATTTAGTCTTGACTGCAACGGGAGAATTATCAAGAAATAGGACGTTTGGAATGCTTATTGGTCAAGGATACTCGGTAGAAGAAGCTTTAAAAAAAGTAGGTCAAGTTGTAGAAGGTTATACAACAGTAAAAGCAGTTTATGACATAAAAAATAAATACAATATTGAGCTACCAATATCTTATCAGGTTTATAGAGTTCTTTATGAGAATCTAAATCCAAAAGATGCTGCCATGGAGCTTATGAACAGAGGATACAAATTTGAATTTATGGAGGAAAACAAATGA
- a CDS encoding FAD-dependent oxidoreductase codes for MKKVVILGGGIAGVECAIFLRKYNFEVELISDRDYLYIYPISIWIPTKEKKLEDVIIPMQDLANAHGFKFVKDKVVQVNKDSFTLENGGERKDFDYLVVALGQQKLKHKGIEYTYSICSTPEETLEYTKKLDELINQKKGGKLAFGFGGNPNAKEAVRGGPVFEVLFNVDYYLRKLKIRDNFELTFFAPMPKPGERLGETALKMMDSMFKKLNIKSITGKKIVEFTSDGVLLEDGTKIESDLTLFTPAGDGHPAIKAGNLPQTNAGFIIIEPTNQVKDCEDIYAIGDSAALEGPEWKAKQGHLAEVMARNTAYNIALKEGLEKGNPKTYIEHINILCLMDMGNGGGLAYRDDKKAMLIPLPIIGHWMKKGWGMYYKLSKLGKIPRLPGM; via the coding sequence ATGAAAAAAGTTGTTATTCTTGGTGGCGGTATTGCTGGCGTTGAATGTGCTATTTTCTTAAGAAAGTATAACTTTGAAGTTGAGCTTATTTCAGATAGAGACTATCTGTACATTTATCCAATTTCCATATGGATTCCAACGAAAGAGAAAAAACTTGAAGATGTAATTATTCCGATGCAAGATTTAGCAAACGCTCATGGATTTAAGTTTGTAAAAGACAAGGTGGTACAAGTAAATAAAGACAGTTTTACTCTTGAAAATGGCGGAGAAAGAAAGGATTTTGATTATCTTGTTGTTGCACTTGGTCAGCAAAAGCTAAAACATAAAGGTATTGAATATACTTATTCTATTTGCTCGACCCCTGAAGAAACCTTAGAATACACAAAAAAACTTGATGAACTTATAAATCAGAAAAAGGGTGGAAAATTAGCTTTTGGTTTTGGCGGCAATCCAAATGCTAAAGAAGCTGTAAGAGGTGGTCCTGTATTTGAAGTTTTATTTAATGTTGATTACTATCTGAGAAAGTTAAAAATTAGAGACAACTTTGAACTTACATTTTTTGCTCCTATGCCAAAACCCGGAGAAAGACTTGGAGAAACAGCTTTAAAAATGATGGATTCTATGTTTAAAAAACTTAATATTAAATCCATTACTGGAAAGAAAATAGTAGAGTTTACTTCTGATGGTGTTTTACTTGAAGATGGAACTAAAATTGAATCAGATTTAACTTTATTTACACCTGCTGGTGATGGTCATCCTGCTATAAAAGCCGGAAATTTACCACAAACAAACGCCGGATTTATTATTATAGAGCCCACTAATCAAGTCAAAGATTGTGAAGATATTTATGCAATTGGAGATAGTGCTGCATTAGAAGGTCCTGAATGGAAAGCAAAACAAGGACATCTAGCCGAAGTTATGGCAAGAAATACAGCTTATAATATTGCTTTAAAAGAAGGTTTAGAAAAAGGAAATCCTAAAACTTACATTGAACATATTAATATTCTCTGTCTTATGGATATGGGTAATGGCGGAGGTCTTGCATACAGGGATGATAAAAAAGCTATGCTAATACCACTTCCAATCATAGGACATTGGATGAAAAAAGGTTGGGGAATGTATTATAAGCTTTCCAAACTTGGTAAAATTCCAAGATTGCCTGGAATGTAA
- a CDS encoding NUDIX hydrolase, giving the protein MAIQTPYVAVDGIIKVFDENENFKGIVLIERKYPPHGLALPGGFVDVGESVENALIREMQEETNLNVQIVRLFNVYSDPKRDPRFHTVSVVFVCKAYGTPAGKDDAKEAKIYKLEEIPFDRLVFDHEKILRDFINLL; this is encoded by the coding sequence ATGGCTATTCAAACACCTTACGTAGCAGTGGATGGAATAATTAAAGTTTTTGATGAGAATGAAAATTTTAAAGGAATTGTCTTAATCGAAAGGAAATACCCACCCCATGGCTTAGCCTTACCTGGTGGTTTTGTTGACGTTGGCGAAAGCGTTGAAAATGCTTTAATTAGAGAGATGCAAGAAGAGACAAATCTTAACGTACAAATTGTTAGACTTTTTAATGTTTATTCAGACCCAAAAAGAGACCCAAGATTTCATACTGTATCTGTAGTTTTTGTCTGCAAAGCTTACGGCACTCCTGCAGGTAAAGATGATGCAAAAGAAGCTAAGATTTATAAATTAGAAGAAATACCGTTTGATAGATTAGTCTTTGACCACGAAAAGATTTTAAGAGATTTTATAAACTTGTTATAA